The following proteins come from a genomic window of Thiothrix unzii:
- a CDS encoding hybrid sensor histidine kinase/response regulator — MNTHLDFLHDPAGNLGIEDVAAHAYAEQFHNTGAADFSKGLTTDVYWLRVRILNQANAAHPWFLQLIGQEDASVAVYLQADLPSLATPPTRLEPQPYFLYHTYPLPLASQTAYTLYIRLHNQNAALLGNAHFKQAEQRVNIHSVVFGVLLAGCLLALGVYNGILAFNLRDRNFAWLAAFILAIMLKLTQYTGLFQQYIRVSEQYAFLYSALGYLCIISYLAFFRHLLGTRSYLPYLDKVFAGIFWLAVVMMLGSPWLPFDLYVINVLALLSGVITLLAIWRLRRLQIPRIHKLNWAFFVLIGGLLPTVLNTLGISLGFNDHLNLSLTGVTLFVLLLSTVQADHVRRLREETASANAANKAKGDFLTTMSHELRTPMNAVVGAGVLLQDTALTPQQRSYVDKLEIAARHMLTLIGNILDVARIEQQALHLEKISFDLNAIATELEILFARQAVDKGLAFNIHAPADSVWLQGDPTRLKQILVNLLGNAIKFTERGSVECTLVVGKKSEEGLPVTFSVTDSGIGITPQQQVHLFQPFSQADSSTSRRYGGSGLGLAISAQLVRQMGGELSVESSPGQGSSFSFTLEFPVVEIIPATQSPASIAPRTLPDAHILLVDDDVLNQFFAQAILEKLGMRVTVADSGAAAIQQAQQQDFAMVLMDVSMPGMDGYETTQQIRQFKPAAALPIIALTAHAIEGERERCFTAGMDDFLSKPYQLWDLQQILQRWLR, encoded by the coding sequence GTGAACACGCATCTCGATTTTTTGCATGACCCTGCTGGCAATCTAGGCATTGAAGATGTCGCGGCCCACGCTTATGCCGAGCAATTCCACAATACGGGTGCGGCAGATTTTAGTAAGGGGCTAACAACAGATGTGTATTGGCTGCGTGTGCGTATCCTGAACCAAGCCAACGCCGCACATCCTTGGTTTTTGCAATTAATTGGTCAGGAAGATGCCTCGGTAGCCGTATACCTGCAAGCTGATTTGCCAAGTTTGGCTACTCCACCGACACGCCTTGAGCCGCAGCCGTATTTCCTTTATCACACTTACCCATTGCCATTGGCTTCTCAAACGGCTTACACCCTGTACATACGCTTACACAATCAGAATGCGGCATTGCTGGGTAATGCCCACTTCAAGCAAGCTGAGCAGCGGGTGAATATTCACAGTGTTGTCTTTGGTGTCTTGTTGGCAGGTTGTTTACTGGCGTTGGGAGTGTACAACGGGATATTAGCATTCAACTTGCGGGATCGTAATTTTGCTTGGTTAGCCGCGTTTATCTTGGCGATTATGCTGAAATTGACCCAGTATACAGGTTTGTTCCAGCAGTATATTCGGGTATCCGAGCAATACGCATTTCTGTATTCCGCGCTGGGGTATCTTTGTATTATCAGCTATTTGGCATTTTTCCGTCATTTACTAGGGACGCGCAGTTACTTGCCTTACCTTGATAAGGTATTTGCAGGGATATTTTGGTTGGCGGTGGTCATGATGCTGGGTTCCCCTTGGCTACCGTTTGATCTGTACGTCATCAATGTGTTGGCTCTCCTGAGCGGAGTGATAACCCTGCTGGCTATCTGGCGTTTGCGCCGCTTGCAGATACCTCGCATTCACAAGCTGAACTGGGCATTTTTCGTCTTGATTGGTGGATTGTTGCCGACAGTATTGAATACCTTAGGTATTTCGCTCGGATTCAATGATCATCTTAATCTGTCACTGACTGGGGTTACGCTCTTTGTTTTGTTGCTATCGACCGTGCAAGCCGATCATGTACGCCGTTTGCGTGAAGAAACAGCCAGTGCAAATGCGGCTAACAAGGCTAAAGGCGATTTTCTCACCACCATGAGCCACGAATTGCGCACCCCGATGAATGCGGTGGTGGGTGCGGGTGTGTTATTACAGGATACCGCACTGACACCGCAGCAACGCAGCTACGTCGACAAGCTGGAAATTGCTGCCCGCCACATGCTGACCCTGATTGGCAATATTCTGGATGTTGCCCGTATTGAGCAGCAGGCATTGCATCTGGAAAAAATTTCATTTGATCTCAACGCTATCGCCACCGAGTTGGAAATCTTATTTGCAAGGCAGGCAGTCGACAAAGGCTTAGCATTCAATATTCATGCACCTGCGGATTCAGTTTGGTTGCAAGGCGACCCAACACGCTTGAAGCAAATCCTCGTAAACCTGCTGGGTAATGCCATCAAGTTTACCGAGCGCGGCAGTGTCGAGTGTACGCTGGTGGTGGGCAAGAAAAGTGAGGAAGGGCTTCCCGTAACGTTTAGCGTCACCGATAGCGGCATCGGCATTACCCCGCAACAGCAGGTGCATTTATTCCAACCATTTTCACAGGCAGATAGCTCAACCTCGCGACGTTACGGTGGCAGTGGTCTGGGGCTTGCCATCAGTGCGCAATTGGTGCGGCAGATGGGAGGAGAGTTAAGTGTGGAAAGTTCACCGGGGCAAGGCAGCAGCTTCTCGTTTACTCTGGAATTCCCCGTTGTTGAAATAATCCCGGCGACGCAATCACCTGCCAGCATCGCACCGCGTACACTGCCAGATGCACACATTTTGCTGGTGGATGACGACGTGCTAAACCAATTTTTTGCGCAAGCCATCCTCGAAAAATTAGGGATGCGCGTCACTGTGGCAGATAGTGGGGCAGCCGCTATCCAGCAGGCACAGCAACAGGATTTTGCAATGGTGTTGATGGATGTGAGTATGCCGGGTATGGATGGTTATGAGACAACCCAGCAAATTCGCCAGTTCAAACCAGCGGCAGCGTTACCGATTATCGCCCTGACTGCGCACGCAATTGAAGGGGAACGGGAACGCTGTTTTACGGCGGGGATGGATGATTTCTTGAGCAAGCCGTATCAATTGTGGGACTTGCAGCAGATATTGCAGCGATGGCTGCGTTGA
- the rdgB gene encoding RdgB/HAM1 family non-canonical purine NTP pyrophosphatase: MSQRIVLASGNAGKLREFNAMMSDLGLEFVRQSEFGVSDADETGLTFVENALIKARHAAQATGMPAMADDSGIVVDALGGAPGLYSARYSGAGDAANNTKLLEALKDVPDAQRTARFYCCIVYLRHADDQLPIIAEASWEGRILHELSGANGFGYDPLFYVPTHGCSSAELPPEEKNRISHRGQALRKLHKLLAVPSPLEGEG; this comes from the coding sequence ATGAGTCAGCGGATTGTTTTAGCCTCCGGGAATGCCGGAAAGTTGCGTGAATTCAATGCCATGATGAGCGATTTGGGTTTGGAATTCGTGCGTCAAAGCGAATTCGGGGTCAGTGATGCGGATGAAACCGGGTTAACTTTCGTCGAAAACGCCCTGATTAAAGCCCGTCATGCAGCACAAGCTACCGGAATGCCCGCGATGGCGGATGATTCCGGCATTGTCGTGGATGCACTCGGTGGTGCGCCGGGGTTGTACTCCGCACGTTATTCCGGTGCAGGTGATGCTGCCAATAACACCAAGTTACTTGAAGCGTTAAAAGATGTGCCGGATGCGCAGCGTACCGCGCGGTTCTATTGCTGCATCGTGTATTTACGTCATGCCGACGATCAATTGCCCATCATTGCGGAAGCGAGTTGGGAGGGCAGAATCTTGCATGAGTTGAGTGGTGCAAACGGGTTTGGCTATGACCCGTTGTTTTATGTGCCGACTCACGGCTGCTCTTCCGCTGAATTACCGCCGGAAGAAAAAAACCGTATCAGTCATCGCGGACAGGCATTACGCAAACTGCATAAGTTATTGGCAGTTCCCTCTCCCCTTGAGGGAGAGGGGTAG
- the rph gene encoding ribonuclease PH, which translates to MRPSERAPDQMRTVKFTRHYTCHAEGSVLVEFGNTKVLCTATVEDRLPGWLKGKGQGWVTAEYGMLPRSTGSRTAREAAKGKQGGRTMEIQRLIGRSLRAMVDLEALGEFQITLDCDVLQADGGTRTASISGAYVALCDAVTWLQQNRRLKKNPLHGQIASVSVGIFDGVPVLDLDYDEDSKAETDMNVVMNEAGQFIELQGTAEGHAFRRDELDAMLVLAEKGIREIMQAQREALAG; encoded by the coding sequence ATGAGGCCAAGCGAACGTGCTCCCGACCAAATGCGAACGGTCAAATTTACCCGTCATTACACTTGCCACGCGGAAGGTTCGGTGCTGGTTGAGTTTGGCAACACCAAAGTGTTGTGTACTGCGACGGTGGAAGACCGTTTGCCAGGTTGGTTGAAAGGTAAAGGGCAGGGCTGGGTGACGGCAGAATACGGGATGTTGCCGCGCTCCACGGGTTCACGCACCGCCCGCGAAGCTGCCAAAGGCAAACAAGGCGGACGCACGATGGAAATCCAGCGATTGATCGGGCGTTCGTTGCGGGCAATGGTGGATTTGGAAGCCTTGGGCGAATTTCAAATCACCCTCGATTGCGATGTGTTGCAAGCCGATGGCGGCACGCGCACTGCGTCCATCAGCGGTGCTTACGTGGCATTGTGCGATGCGGTAACCTGGTTACAGCAAAATCGTCGTCTCAAGAAAAACCCGTTGCATGGGCAAATTGCTTCGGTGTCGGTGGGGATTTTTGATGGCGTGCCGGTGCTGGACTTGGATTACGATGAAGATTCCAAAGCCGAAACCGATATGAATGTGGTGATGAATGAAGCAGGGCAATTCATTGAGTTGCAAGGCACGGCAGAAGGTCATGCGTTCCGCCGCGATGAGTTGGATGCGATGTTGGTGTTAGCCGAAAAAGGCATTCGTGAAATCATGCAAGCACAACGTGAGGCATTAGCAGGATGA
- the typA gene encoding translational GTPase TypA, with the protein MIQNLRNIAIIAHVDHGKTTLVDKLLQQSGTLGERAEVSERMMDSNALEKERGITILAKNTALRWTNPEDGQEYRINIVDTPGHADFGGEVERVLSMVDSVLLLVDAVDGPMPQTRFVTQKAFSHGLKPILVVNKIDRPGANPHRVMDQVFELFDNLGATDEQLDFPVVYASAINGYAGLEETVSGGDMTPLFQTIINSVAAPDVDPDAPFQLQISQLDYNSYLGIIGIGRIKQGRVKTNTQVKVIDTEGKIRNGRVLKILGFNGLDRVEVNEAQAGDIIAFSGMDELHISDTVCDPENVVALPPLTIDEPTVTMTFQVNTSPFAGKEVKTGTSSRRLNERLKQELLHNVALRVEDTADPEKFKVSGRGELHLGILIENMRREGYELAVSRPEVIIREIDGVKMEPFENVTVDIEESSQGKVMEALGERRAELKDMAPDGKGRVRLEYRMPARGLIGFQTDFMTMTSGTGLIYHVFDNYAPFKAGAIGNRHNGVLISNGTGKALAYALFSLQERGKLFVGHTEEVYEGQVVGIHTRDNDLVVNPLKAKQLTNIRASGTDENLILVPAIRMTLEQAMEFIDDDELVEITPKNIRIRKRFLMENDRKRAGAAKKEAS; encoded by the coding sequence GTGATCCAGAACCTGCGAAATATCGCCATCATTGCCCACGTTGACCACGGCAAAACCACCCTTGTAGACAAACTCCTACAACAATCCGGTACTTTGGGCGAACGCGCCGAAGTCTCCGAACGCATGATGGACTCTAACGCGCTGGAGAAAGAGCGCGGCATTACCATTTTGGCGAAAAACACCGCTTTGCGTTGGACTAACCCTGAAGATGGTCAAGAATACCGCATCAATATCGTCGACACACCGGGACACGCGGACTTCGGCGGCGAAGTAGAGCGCGTATTATCAATGGTTGACTCCGTATTACTGTTGGTTGACGCAGTTGATGGCCCAATGCCACAAACTCGTTTCGTTACCCAAAAAGCCTTTTCCCACGGCTTGAAACCGATTCTGGTCGTCAACAAAATCGACCGTCCGGGCGCGAATCCGCACCGCGTAATGGATCAGGTGTTTGAACTGTTTGATAACCTTGGCGCGACTGACGAGCAGCTCGATTTCCCAGTGGTTTACGCTTCTGCCATCAACGGCTATGCGGGCTTGGAAGAAACGGTTAGCGGCGGCGATATGACCCCGTTGTTCCAGACCATTATCAACAGCGTTGCTGCACCAGACGTTGACCCGGATGCACCGTTCCAGTTGCAAATCAGCCAATTGGACTACAACTCTTACCTCGGCATTATCGGGATTGGGCGTATCAAGCAAGGTCGCGTTAAAACCAATACCCAAGTTAAAGTCATTGATACCGAAGGCAAAATCCGTAACGGTCGTGTGCTGAAAATCCTCGGCTTTAACGGTCTGGATCGCGTCGAAGTCAACGAAGCGCAAGCGGGCGACATTATCGCGTTCTCCGGTATGGATGAGCTGCACATTTCCGACACCGTGTGTGACCCAGAAAATGTGGTTGCATTGCCGCCGCTGACCATTGACGAACCGACCGTTACCATGACATTCCAAGTCAATACTTCACCGTTTGCGGGCAAAGAAGTTAAAACTGGTACATCTTCACGTCGCTTGAACGAGCGTTTGAAGCAAGAATTGCTGCACAACGTAGCCTTGCGCGTCGAAGACACCGCTGACCCTGAGAAATTCAAAGTTTCCGGTCGTGGTGAATTGCACTTGGGCATCCTGATCGAAAATATGCGTCGTGAAGGTTATGAACTCGCAGTTTCCCGCCCGGAAGTTATCATCCGTGAAATCGACGGTGTGAAAATGGAACCGTTTGAAAACGTGACCGTTGACATCGAAGAGTCCAGCCAAGGCAAAGTCATGGAAGCACTGGGCGAACGCCGTGCGGAACTGAAAGACATGGCTCCCGATGGTAAAGGTCGGGTGCGTTTGGAATACCGGATGCCTGCTCGCGGTTTGATCGGTTTCCAGACTGATTTCATGACCATGACTTCGGGTACTGGTTTGATTTACCACGTATTTGATAACTACGCACCGTTCAAAGCGGGCGCGATTGGCAACCGTCACAACGGCGTATTGATTTCTAACGGCACAGGCAAAGCCTTGGCTTACGCCCTGTTCAGCCTGCAAGAGCGTGGTAAGTTGTTCGTCGGTCACACCGAAGAAGTGTACGAAGGTCAAGTTGTCGGTATCCATACCCGCGACAATGACTTGGTAGTTAACCCGCTGAAAGCTAAGCAGTTAACCAATATTCGTGCTTCCGGTACTGACGAAAACCTGATCCTTGTCCCGGCGATCCGCATGACGTTGGAACAAGCGATGGAATTCATCGACGATGACGAATTGGTTGAAATCACGCCAAAGAATATCCGTATCCGCAAGCGTTTCCTGATGGAAAACGACCGTAAACGTGCGGGCGCGGCGAAGAAAGAAGCGTCGTAA
- the gmhB gene encoding D-glycero-beta-D-manno-heptose 1,7-bisphosphate 7-phosphatase, with product MRGINKLIILDRDGVINEDSDNFIRSVAEWIPIPGSIEAMARLYHAGYTLAVATNQSGIARGYYSVEELDAMHAKLRGLLAAHGAEIALIAYCPHLGEAQCACRKPKPGMMFDIAQQLGADVTQAVVVGDSLRDWQAAAAAGAGYVQVRTGKGERTLADGRLPADIPVFDNLAHYVDSLL from the coding sequence GTGAGGGGTATAAACAAACTTATTATCCTCGACCGCGACGGCGTAATTAACGAGGATTCGGATAATTTCATCCGCAGCGTGGCTGAATGGATCCCAATTCCCGGCAGCATTGAAGCAATGGCGCGGCTGTATCACGCGGGTTACACCTTGGCGGTGGCGACCAATCAATCGGGTATCGCACGCGGCTATTACAGCGTGGAAGAATTGGATGCGATGCACGCCAAGTTACGCGGATTATTGGCGGCACACGGCGCGGAAATTGCGTTGATTGCGTATTGCCCACACCTAGGCGAAGCGCAGTGCGCGTGTCGTAAACCCAAACCGGGCATGATGTTCGATATTGCGCAACAGCTTGGCGCGGATGTGACGCAAGCGGTAGTGGTGGGGGATTCGTTACGCGACTGGCAAGCCGCCGCAGCAGCGGGCGCGGGTTATGTGCAAGTGCGTACCGGCAAAGGCGAGCGCACCTTAGCTGATGGGCGTTTACCCGCCGATATACCTGTGTTCGACAATCTGGCACACTACGTCGATTCACTCCTTTAG
- a CDS encoding lysophospholipid acyltransferase family protein: MNALNTFWLGLRAAIYWAGSVVSTLLVGGMMMVVLWALPDKVRYPAVTLWNRFNVWWLEVTCGVKYRVLGRENIPAQGAFLIMANHQSTWETYALPVIFPQRLTWVLKQELLKIPFFGWGLRMLRPIAIDRSAGRAAIKQMSQQGKALLEAGICVVIFPEGTRIAPPETGEFKIGGALMAAQIGALVVPVAHNAGESWRRHAWIKKPGTITVSIGEPLLTKGMKADAINQHVRGWIEAEKARMNKYE, translated from the coding sequence ATGAACGCATTAAATACATTCTGGTTGGGGTTGCGGGCTGCCATTTATTGGGCGGGTTCTGTGGTCAGCACTTTGTTGGTTGGCGGTATGATGATGGTGGTGCTGTGGGCATTGCCGGATAAAGTGCGTTACCCGGCTGTCACCTTGTGGAATCGTTTCAATGTGTGGTGGCTGGAAGTGACTTGCGGGGTCAAATACCGGGTGTTAGGGCGTGAAAACATCCCGGCGCAAGGTGCGTTTCTGATCATGGCAAACCACCAGTCGACTTGGGAAACTTATGCCTTGCCGGTAATTTTTCCGCAGCGTTTGACTTGGGTGCTGAAACAAGAGTTATTGAAAATTCCGTTTTTTGGCTGGGGTTTGCGTATGCTGCGTCCGATTGCGATTGACCGCAGCGCGGGGCGTGCCGCGATTAAACAAATGAGTCAGCAGGGGAAAGCCTTGCTGGAAGCCGGTATTTGCGTGGTTATTTTCCCGGAAGGCACTCGCATTGCCCCACCGGAAACCGGCGAATTCAAAATCGGTGGCGCATTGATGGCGGCACAAATCGGTGCTTTGGTGGTTCCGGTGGCACACAATGCCGGGGAAAGCTGGCGGCGGCACGCTTGGATCAAAAAGCCCGGTACGATTACCGTGAGTATCGGCGAGCCATTGTTAACCAAAGGCATGAAAGCTGACGCAATTAATCAGCACGTCAGAGGCTGGATTGAGGCTGAAAAAGCTCGTATGAATAAATACGAATAA
- a CDS encoding DUF6489 family protein → MNVQINVDMSPEELRRLMGLPDVQEFNQKVMEQMLQKMKEGAEGFDPTSIFQSSIGTNVDAMKSWMNLFGNFASGKSAEK, encoded by the coding sequence ATGAATGTTCAAATCAATGTCGACATGTCACCGGAAGAGTTGCGCCGCCTGATGGGGTTGCCGGATGTGCAGGAATTCAACCAGAAAGTCATGGAGCAAATGCTGCAAAAAATGAAGGAAGGCGCGGAAGGTTTTGATCCCACCAGTATTTTTCAATCCAGCATCGGTACTAATGTGGATGCGATGAAGTCATGGATGAATCTGTTTGGCAATTTCGCCAGCGGCAAGAGTGCTGAGAAATAA
- a CDS encoding SirB2 family protein, translated as MDNNTLILKVHVIIALLSLAIYLLRGLWMMTNNPAVTGKPALASASLSMLILLGTGVWLAFVSGAHGLDGFVVFKFMGLLEYIVLGVIALKPGLPRPTAIVLWVAGLGGFVFSYLVAKGVVPVLF; from the coding sequence ATGGATAACAATACCCTGATTTTAAAAGTACACGTCATTATCGCGTTGCTCTCGCTGGCTATTTATTTGCTGCGCGGCTTGTGGATGATGACCAATAATCCGGCAGTTACTGGCAAACCGGCCTTAGCCAGCGCGTCGCTTTCCATGCTGATTTTGCTGGGAACGGGTGTATGGCTGGCATTTGTCAGCGGTGCGCACGGGCTGGATGGTTTCGTGGTTTTCAAGTTTATGGGTTTGCTTGAATACATCGTGCTGGGCGTGATCGCGCTGAAACCGGGCTTACCGCGCCCCACTGCGATTGTCTTGTGGGTGGCTGGTTTAGGCGGTTTTGTGTTCAGTTACTTAGTCGCTAAAGGCGTTGTACCGGTGTTGTTCTAA
- a CDS encoding Fic family protein produces the protein MKVIKPDITFELLNLIAEIDEFKGGWRTYQNLAPERLEALRWVATVESVASSTRIEGVKLTDREVENLLQNLEQRQFSTRDEQEVAGYAEVMQLLFESYSSIPLTENHIKQFHTLLLKYSDKDERHRGAYKILSNSVAAFSADGKEIGIIFETSSPFETPLQMQELVEWTNQALLDRFLHPLIVVAVFVVRFLAIHPFQDGNGRLSRILTTLLLLKAGYVYVPYSSLESVVEANKDGYYLALRRTQSTLKSDAPEWGHWLLFFLRSMKKQKDNLLKKVERERHFLQALPQLSADILELARENGRITTGEVLLATQANRATIRKRLEELVRSKLLQQHGQGKGTWYSLPH, from the coding sequence ATGAAGGTCATCAAGCCTGATATTACCTTTGAACTTCTCAATCTTATTGCTGAAATTGACGAGTTCAAGGGTGGTTGGCGTACTTACCAGAATTTAGCACCTGAACGATTGGAAGCTTTACGCTGGGTGGCGACAGTGGAAAGTGTCGCTTCCTCCACCCGTATTGAGGGTGTGAAACTGACTGATCGTGAAGTGGAAAACCTGCTGCAAAATCTGGAGCAACGCCAGTTCAGCACTCGCGATGAGCAAGAGGTGGCAGGTTACGCCGAAGTCATGCAACTGCTGTTTGAGTCGTACAGCAGCATTCCCCTGACCGAAAACCATATCAAGCAGTTCCATACCCTGCTACTGAAATACAGCGACAAAGACGAACGCCACCGGGGAGCGTACAAAATCCTCTCCAACAGCGTGGCTGCTTTCAGTGCGGACGGTAAGGAAATCGGCATTATTTTTGAGACTTCCAGCCCGTTTGAAACCCCACTGCAAATGCAGGAACTGGTGGAGTGGACAAACCAAGCCCTGCTTGACCGTTTCTTGCATCCTTTGATAGTTGTCGCGGTGTTTGTGGTGCGCTTTCTGGCGATTCACCCCTTCCAAGACGGTAATGGCAGGTTATCGCGCATTCTCACCACACTACTGCTATTGAAGGCCGGTTATGTGTATGTGCCTTACAGCTCCTTGGAAAGTGTGGTGGAAGCTAACAAGGATGGCTATTACTTGGCACTGCGTCGCACCCAATCCACCCTTAAAAGCGATGCGCCAGAGTGGGGACATTGGCTGCTATTTTTCCTACGTTCCATGAAAAAGCAAAAAGATAACTTATTGAAAAAAGTCGAGCGGGAACGCCATTTCTTGCAAGCACTACCTCAACTCTCAGCAGATATTTTGGAACTCGCACGGGAAAACGGCAGGATCACCACCGGGGAAGTTTTGTTGGCTACTCAAGCTAACCGAGCCACTATTAGGAAGCGGCTGGAAGAATTGGTACGTAGCAAGTTATTGCAACAACACGGTCAGGGTAAAGGAACGTGGTATTCACTGCCCCACTGA
- a CDS encoding 5-(carboxyamino)imidazole ribonucleotide synthase, with translation MTLLPGSTIGMLGGGQLGRMFTVAARTLGYRVIVLEPDPHSPAAQFADEHIIAAYDDTAALTLFGNACDVVTTEFENIPAKTLEFLTQFCPVRPAASAVEMAQDRIVEKEFVRSCGLLPVPFAAIRRIPDLAAAQELVTFPAILKTARLGYDGKGQSTVHDLAEAEAAFVRMGEVECVLEQRVDLACEISVILARSVSGEVRCFPVAENEHRNGILHQTIVPARVAPALAQSAQAAATRIANKLDFVGVMAVEFFITRSGELLVNEMAPRTHNSGHYTLDACITSQFEQQVRMVCELPFGDTHLLSSVVMVNLLGDVWGDSQPLWLALLQSAHTKLHLYGKREARVGRKMGHYCTLADNADAALAEAGRIFQQL, from the coding sequence ATGACACTACTCCCCGGATCAACCATCGGAATGCTCGGTGGCGGGCAACTTGGACGTATGTTCACCGTTGCCGCACGCACCCTCGGCTATCGCGTCATCGTGCTGGAACCCGACCCGCACAGCCCCGCCGCGCAATTTGCCGACGAACACATTATTGCCGCTTACGACGACACCGCCGCCTTGACCTTGTTTGGCAACGCCTGCGATGTTGTTACCACTGAGTTTGAAAATATTCCTGCGAAAACGCTGGAATTCCTCACACAGTTTTGCCCGGTGCGCCCTGCTGCCAGCGCGGTGGAAATGGCACAAGACCGGATCGTGGAAAAGGAATTTGTGCGTTCCTGCGGTTTATTGCCCGTGCCGTTTGCGGCGATTCGGCGTATTCCCGACCTTGCGGCAGCGCAAGAGCTAGTGACATTTCCGGCGATTTTGAAGACCGCACGCTTGGGTTACGACGGCAAGGGGCAGTCAACGGTTCACGATCTTGCCGAAGCCGAAGCCGCTTTTGTACGCATGGGCGAGGTCGAATGCGTGCTGGAACAGCGGGTGGATTTAGCCTGCGAAATTTCCGTGATTCTGGCGCGTAGTGTCAGCGGTGAAGTGCGATGCTTCCCCGTGGCGGAAAATGAACACCGCAACGGCATTTTGCACCAAACCATCGTCCCGGCACGGGTTGCACCCGCTCTTGCACAATCGGCACAAGCGGCGGCGACCCGCATCGCGAATAAACTCGATTTCGTCGGGGTGATGGCGGTGGAATTTTTCATTACCCGCAGCGGCGAATTACTCGTCAACGAAATGGCTCCGCGCACCCACAATAGCGGGCATTACACCTTGGATGCGTGCATCACTTCGCAATTTGAACAACAAGTGCGCATGGTCTGCGAATTGCCGTTTGGCGATACTCACCTGCTATCGTCCGTGGTCATGGTCAATTTACTCGGCGATGTGTGGGGCGACTCCCAACCGCTGTGGTTGGCATTGCTGCAAAGTGCGCACACCAAACTCCATTTATACGGCAAACGCGAAGCTCGCGTCGGGCGTAAAATGGGGCATTACTGCACATTGGCAGACAATGCCGATGCCGCACTGGCAGAAGCTGGGCGGATTTTCCAACAACTGTAA
- a CDS encoding class I SAM-dependent methyltransferase, producing the protein MADIPYTKDLRNDIRFETELCGHKLTFLSTWGIFSPREIDDGTDLLLKYLEINPTDDCFDLGCGYGPVGLAMAKLAPLGQTLMVDKDFMAVEYANRNAALNKLPNAKAMLSNGFQHIAKDARFDVIASNIPAKVGKEMMSILLHDMKHHLKPGGRIYLVTINGLREYMKRNLKETFGNFDKLKQGQSYTVSYAEKLK; encoded by the coding sequence ATGGCTGATATTCCTTACACCAAAGACTTGCGCAATGACATTCGTTTTGAAACCGAATTGTGCGGGCATAAGCTCACGTTCTTGTCCACTTGGGGGATTTTTTCCCCGCGTGAAATTGATGACGGCACTGATTTGCTGCTGAAATACTTGGAAATTAACCCGACGGATGATTGTTTCGACTTGGGTTGCGGCTACGGCCCCGTGGGTTTGGCAATGGCAAAACTCGCACCACTTGGGCAAACGCTAATGGTAGATAAAGATTTCATGGCGGTGGAATACGCGAACCGTAACGCCGCTTTGAATAAATTACCCAATGCCAAAGCCATGCTCAGTAACGGCTTTCAACACATTGCTAAAGATGCGCGGTTTGATGTAATTGCATCCAACATCCCAGCAAAAGTGGGGAAGGAAATGATGAGTATCTTGCTGCACGATATGAAACACCACCTAAAACCGGGTGGGCGAATCTATTTGGTGACAATCAATGGCTTGCGTGAATACATGAAGCGCAATCTAAAAGAGACTTTCGGTAACTTTGACAAGCTCAAACAAGGCCAGTCTTATACCGTATCTTACGCAGAAAAATTGAAGTAA
- a CDS encoding group II truncated hemoglobin — MELPIRTHYDMLGGEQGIRQLVNRFYDLMDELPEAWELRKIHQQDLQSARDKLFKFLSGWLGGPGLYEAEYGHPRLRARHMPFPVDTQMRDQWLMCINQALDEQVSDELFKLQLKSSFANVADHMRNRAG; from the coding sequence ATGGAATTACCCATCAGAACCCACTACGACATGCTCGGCGGCGAACAAGGCATACGCCAATTGGTTAACCGCTTTTATGACTTAATGGACGAACTGCCGGAAGCGTGGGAATTACGCAAAATTCATCAGCAAGATTTGCAAAGTGCACGTGACAAACTTTTTAAGTTTTTATCGGGCTGGCTCGGTGGCCCCGGATTGTACGAAGCCGAATACGGGCATCCGCGTTTGCGGGCGCGGCACATGCCTTTCCCGGTAGATACGCAAATGCGTGACCAGTGGTTAATGTGCATTAATCAGGCATTGGATGAACAAGTCAGTGACGAATTATTCAAGTTACAACTGAAGTCTTCGTTTGCCAACGTCGCAGATCACATGCGTAACCGTGCGGGTTAA